From a region of the Panicum virgatum strain AP13 chromosome 2K, P.virgatum_v5, whole genome shotgun sequence genome:
- the LOC120682406 gene encoding disease resistance protein RPM1-like, which translates to MRIMVEVAVLFVIKKIGIAVACETLKLAKPLLGDNSEMRMALPVNMKLIKGELEIINAFLKEISMNGCNSEIIETWTGQVRRLAYDMEDIVDQFMHVVSEYQQKGSLSCVRKVFKKHQHLFSLDEIAAKADMINKELMELSNRIGRWTQLMPGVSYNPATNYDSELVYQSGHDHSINDNELVGIDLNRKILIKSLHLQDTSLRIIAIWGMGGLGKSTLVNNVYRNETISSKFNCHAWVSVSQSNKMIDIWRNMLKEIYGNDNRAFDAGSMNSAELRMELMKILDKKRYLIILDDVWTAETLFKIREVLVDNGLGSRVIITTRIEEVASIAEDGCKIKVEPLNDHDAWLLFCMKTFPKTKNNICPPELHQCGKDIVEKCDGLPLAIVAIGSLLSLKTRNIKEWRLFYYQLISEIHNNENLNRVEKILNLSYKYLPNYLKNCFLYCAMFPEDYLIHRKRLVRMWIAEGFIEQKGVCSLEDVAEVYLTELVQRSMLQVVARNSFDRIQCLCMHDLVRELAIFQSKKENFCTIYDDTHGVVQVGSDPRRISVLQCNNDIQSTIDPSRLRTFIAFETCITTCSWYSFIPSESKYLAVLDLSGLPIETIPNSVGLLFNLRLLCLNDTNVKELPKYITKLHNLQTLNLERTQVLKFPQGFSKLKKLRHLLAWKLLDATYRSLNNWDSMEPSEGFWNLKELQSLNEVRATKVFVAKLGNLSQLRSLSITRIRSSHCSQLCNSLSKMHQLTRLHIRAINKDELLFMENLTLQNPLEKLDLVGSLSEGTLESPFFSAHGSQLLQIELAWCQFIGSPVAQLSKLSNLTELRLTRVHTSQQINFLGKLFQKLKKLVLWDLPQVNQICIHDGALVSLECLHIDSLKKLRDVPIGIGFLSSIKEAYFTRMHSEFVRNLQTVKLNHIPKVYWSTEGVCSVEREVTNLPGPSSTNPQWRILGGSGWVFI; encoded by the exons ATGAGAATAATGGTAGAAGTTGCTGTTCTTTTTGTGATAAAAAAGATAGGGATAGCAGTGGCATGTGAAACTCTAAAGTTAGCTAAGCCCTTGCTTGGAGACAATTCTGAGATGCGAATGGCTCTTCCAGTTAACATGAAATTGATAAAAGGTGAACTTGAAATTATTAATGCATTTCTTAAGGAAATCAGCATGAATGGTTGCAATAGTGAAATCATAGAAACTTGGACAGGACAAGTCCGAAGGTTGGCATATGATATGGAAGACATTGTGGATCAGTTCATGCATGTTGTCAGTGAATACCAACAGAAAGGGTCATTGTCCTGTGTGAGGAAAGTTTTCAAGAAACATCAGCATTTATTTTCACTAGATGAAATTGCTGCCAAAgcagatatgataaataaagagCTTATGGAACTTTCAAATAGGATTGGTCGTTGGACCCAACTAATGCCTGGTGTGAGTTATAATCCTGCAACGAACTATGACAGTGAGCTAGTATATCAATCTGGACATGATCATTCTATCAATGACAATGAGCTTGTAGGAATCGATCTTAATAgaaaaattttgattaaatcaTTGCATCTACAAGATACTTCCCTCCGGATTATTGCTATTTGGGGTATGGGTGGCCTTGGGAAAAGCACCCTTGTAAATAATGTCTACAGAAATGAAACAATATCATCAAAGTTTAATTGCCACGCATGGGTTTCTGTTTCTCAGTCAAATAAAATGATTGATATTTGGAGAAACATGCTGAAAGAAATATACGGAAATGACAATAGAGCTTTTGATGCTGGAAGCATGAACAGTGCAGAACTAAGAATGGAATTGATGAAAATTCTTGATAAGAAGAGGTATTTGATCATATTGGATGATGTCTGGACAGCTGAAACTCTTTTTAAAATTAGAGAGGTTCTTGTTGACAATGGCCTGGGAAGCAGAGTAATAATCACGACAAGGATTGAGGAAGTGGCTTCAATAGCTGAGGATGGTTGCAAGATCAAGGTAGAGCCGCTAAATGACCATGATGCATGGCTTCTATTTTGCATGAAGACATTTCCAAAAACTAAGAATAATATCTGCCCCCCAGAACTACATCAGTGTGGTAAAGACATAGTGGAGAAATGTGATGGTTTACCATTAGCTATTGTGGCAATAGGGAGTTTGTTGTCCCTCAAAACAAGGAATATTAAAGAATGGAGACTTTTTTACTATCAACTTATTTCAGAGATACACAACAATGAGAACTTAAACCGAGTGGAGAAAATTCTAAATCTGAGCTACAAGTACCTGCCAAACTATTTGAAGAACTGTTTCTTATATTGTGCTATGTTCCCAGAAGACTATCTGATCCACAGAAAAAGATTGGTTAGAATGTGGATCGCTGAAGGGTTTATTGAACAAAAAGGTGTCTGCAGCTTAGAAGATGTTGCTGAAGTTTATCTGACAGAACTTGTCCAGCGTAGCATGCTTCAGGTTGTAGCAAGGAATAGTTTTGACAGGATACAGTGTCTTTGTATGCATGATCTTGTGCGTGAACTGGCTATTTTCCAATCTAAAAAGGAGAATTTCTGCACAATTTATGATGATACTCATGGGGTGGTGCAGGTGGGATCAGATCCTCGTCGTATATCAGTACTCCAGTGCAACAACGATATTCAATCCACCATAGATCCATCCAGGCTTCGCACCTTCATAGCATTTGAAACCTGCATAACAACATGTTCATGGTATTCTTTTATTCCCTCTGAGTCTAAGTACCTTGCAGTACTAGATTTATCAGGCTTGCCTATTGAGACGATTCCCAATTCAGTTGGTTTGCTATTCAACCTTAGGCTTTTGTGCCTCAACGACACAAATGTGAAGGAACTACCTAAATATATTACGAAGCTCCACAATTTACAAACATTGAACCTTGAGCGCACACAAGTGCTGAAGTTTCCGCAAGGATTTTCAAAACTGAAGAAACTGCGTCACCTACTTGCTTGGAAATTGCTAGATGCAACATATAGAAGTTTAAATAATTGGGACTCTATGGAGCCATCTGAAGGCTTCTGGAATTTGAAGGAACTGCAATCCTTGAATGAAGTTCGAGCAACTAAAGTCTTTGTTGCAAAACTTGGGAATTTATCCCAGTTGAGGTCCCTTAGCATTACTCGCATAAGGAGTAGCCATTGTTCACAATTGTGCAACTCCCTATCGAAGATGCACCAGCTTACAAGATTACACATAAGAGCAATCAACAAAGATGAGTTACTATTTATGGAAAATTTGACATTGCAAAACCCTCTTGAAAAGCTCGATTTGGTAGGGAGCTTATCTGAAGGAACTCTGGAATCTCCCTTTTTCTCTGCCCATGGAAGTCAACTTCTGCAAATAGAGCTAGCATGGTGTCAGTTCATAGGTAGTCCAGTGGCACAACTTTCTAAATTGTCAAATTTAACTGAATTACGCCTTACAAGGGTGCACACCAGTCAACAGATAAACTTCCTTGGGAAGTTATTCCAAAAATTGAAGAAGTTAGTCTTGTGGGATTTGCCACAGGTCAATCAAATATGCATACATGATGGTGCTTTGGTCAGCCTTGAATGTCTCCATATTGATAGCCTCAAGAAATTGCGGGATGTACCTATTGGTATCGGATTTCTCAGTTCTATCAAAGAAGCATACTTTACCAGGATGCATTCTGAATTTGTGAGGAACCTTCAAACGGTCAAGCTAAATCATATTCCGAAGGTCTACTGGTCAACAGAAG GGGTGTGCTCAGTTGAAAGAGAAGTCACTAACCTGCCTGGTCCAAGCAGCACCAACCCGCAGTGGCGCATTTTAGGTGGGTCAGGTTGGGTTTTCATCTAA
- the LOC120695398 gene encoding uncharacterized protein LOC120695398 gives MGVASPAIAHAAAADGGGDGAGQATSGVAGSEEPMPAEGVPGMGVEGKGAEPSEGVSAAIAVEEEEEEAEEAVAAAENEEGDADEEEGEKSLGCYSSTQSILLVGDGDFSFSLALATAFRSGTNIVATSLDTYEVLLGKYSEAESNVMKLKSLETTVLHGIDVKTMKSHSDLKNRRFDRIVFNFPHAGFKGREDQVHMINLHKSLLRGFFCNARYLLIPYGEIHVRHKTGGPYDRWDLEQLAFDSSHIMVEKEKFQIADYPGYKQKRGDGARSNELFPLGPSCTFKFQIGDCNKWKESSRNKGTSISFLGGSNAHPSGKLGTYTRLLHELPPVQAWPWPHFTPPGRMPIPPQPYIVAQRQQQGPPLSLDGIVGALFHAQTMFSITGPSLNALCAPGSISSPMRRIACPNLVAPQEQPWHQQRKISGPLGDDCFYFEHQRCLQKDCEAQRKAVVPGAAGLSYSSAFLEQCYRESVTVQREEGLRECEVQRKTMMPGAAGLRYSSAFLEQCYRDRQLFSERRD, from the exons ATGGGGGTGGCCTCGCCGGCGATcgcgcacgccgcggccgcggacggCGGTGGGGACGGGGCAGGTCAGGCGACGTCGGGGGTTGCGGGGAGCGAGGAGCCGATGCCAGCGGAAGGGGTCCCGGGCATGGGGGTAGAGGGGAAGGGGGCGGAGCCATCGGAGGGGGTGTCGGCGGCGATCGCcgtggaagaggaagaggaagaggcggaggaggctgTTGCGGCGGCGGAGAATGAGGAGGGCGATGCggatgaggaggagggggagaagAGTCTGGGGTGTTACTCCTCTACCCAGAGCATACTGCTCGTCGGGGACGGGGACTTCTCCTTCTCGCTGGCACTGGCCACTGCGTTCCGCTCCGGCACCAACATCGTCGCCACGTCCCTCGACACCTACG AGGTGCTGCTAGGCAAGTACAGCGAAGCAGAGTCAAACGTAATGAAGCTGAAAAGTCTGGAAACCACGGTTTTGCATGGCATTGACGTGAAAACAATGAAGTCTCATAGTGACCTGAAGAACAGACGGTTCGATCGAATTGTCTTTAATTTTCCTCATGCTGGTTTTAAAGGGCGTGAAGACCAGGTTCATATGATCAA TTTGCACAAGAGTCTGCTGAGGGGCTTCTTCTGCAATGCACGCTACCTGCTTATACCTTATGGTGAAATCCATGTCAGACACAAGACAGGAGGGCCATACGACAGATGGGATCTTGAGCAGTTAGCCTTTGATTCTTCTCATATTATggttgagaaagaaaagtttcaAATAGCAGACTATCCTGGTTATAAACAAAAGAGAGGAGATGGTGCAAGGAGCAATGAACTGTTCCCTCTAGGTCCTTCTTGCACATTCAAGTTTCAAATCGGAGACTGCAATAAGTGGAAGGAATCGAGCAGAAACAAGGGTACTTCAATCTCATTCCTGGGTGGAAGCAATGCCCATCCTTCTGGCAAATTGGGAACTTACACAAGGCTACTTCATGAGCTTCCACCTGTTCAGGCATGGCCTTGGCCACATTTTACTCCACCAGGCCGCATGCCAATACCTCCACAGCCTTACATAGTTGCTCAAAGGCAACAGCAAGGTCCTCCACTAAGCTTGGATGGCATCGTGGGGGCTCTTTTTCATGCACAGACAATGTTCAGCATCACAGGGCCATCGCTCAATGCTTTGTGTGCTCCAGGCAGCATTTCTTCGCCAATGAGAAGAATTGCATGTCCCAATCTTGTtgcaccgcaggagcagcctTGGCATCAGCAGAGAAAGATTTCTGGTCCGCTGGGAGATGATTGCTTTTACTTTGAACACCAAAGGTGTCTGCAGAAGGATTGTGAAGCGCAGAGGAAAGCTGTGGTGCCTGGAGCAGCCGGGTTGAGCTATTCTTCTGCTTTCTTGGAGCAATGCTACAGGGAATCTGTAACTgtccagagggaggaggggctgAGAGAGTGTGAAGTACAGAGGAAAACCATGATGCCTGGGGCAGCCGGCTTGAGGTATTCTTCTGCCTTCTTGGAGCAATGCTACAGGGATCGGCAACTGTTCAGCGAAAGGAGGGACTGA
- the LOC120695397 gene encoding heavy metal-associated isoprenylated plant protein 41-like: protein MEKALGGEKRVSRLKHYSSDQKILIVGDGDGDFSFSLALAMAFGSGTNLLATSLDTYVALTIKYRNAESNIMELKRLGGTVLQGVDVKTMKFHTELKNRRFDRIVFNFPHSGFKGRETELHVINSHKELVAGFFSNECHLLRHCGEIHVSHKTGHPYDRWDLEHLASQSSLVLIEKVGFHKEDYPGYNQKRGDGIKCDEPFNLDPCCTFKFKISEAGSGLTGSRTMKQIEELDLCKLSI, encoded by the exons ATGGAGAAGGCGCTAGGGGGAGAGAAACGGGTGAGCCGGTTGAAGCACTACTCCTCTGATCAGAAGATACTGATCgttggcgatggcgatggcgacTTCTCCTTCTCGCTGGCGCTGGCCATGGCGTTCGGCTCCGGCACAAACCTCCTCGCCACATCGCTCGACACCTATG TTGCTCTGACGATCAAGTACAGAAACGCAGAGTCAAATATAATGGAGCTGAAAAGACTGGGGGGCACGGTTTTACAAGGCGTCGATGTAAAAACAATGAAGTTTCACACTGAACTGAAGAACAGACGGTTTGATCGAATTGTCTTCAATTTCCCTCATTCAGGGTTCAAAGGACGAGAGACCGAGCTACACGTGATCAA TTCACACAAGGAACTGGTGGCTGGCTTCTTCAGCAACGAGTGCCACCTACTTCGGCACTGCGGTGAAATCCACGTCAGCCACAAGACAGGACACCCATACGACAGATGGGATCTTGAGCACCTAGCTTCCCAGTCTTCTCTTGTTCTGATTGAGAAAGTTGGTTTCCACAAGGAAGACTATCCCGGATACAACCAAAAGAGAGGCGATGGTATAAAGTGTGACGAACCATTCAACCTAGATCCTTGCTGCACGTTCAAGTTCAAAATCTCAGAAGCAGGGAGTGGCCTCACAGGAAGTAGGACGATGAAGCAAATAGAGGAACTTGACCTCTGTAAACTCTCTATATAA
- the LOC120682400 gene encoding uncharacterized protein LOC120682400 — protein sequence MNPSMGKRGGSSSRATATAPGASSSNAAGPASDGSNPGATTGGRKRKAAAAPRKAQDHRTYHIEVYYGHKRSSEEIFCMRGEDLNACGHIVAELPQPWPMTLVDVKLWILKLFWLHPETQDLHITGFFKEYCYDMISSLFMEEDPEWYFEAMDWETQFLFTDKCWTSFVNKTKRKYAIQKLVLYADSCELKHYDVLLKAVPDGYS from the exons ATGAATCCGTCCATGGGGAAGCGCGGGGGCTCGTCCAGCCGTGCGACAGCGACAGCACCGGGCGCGTCCTCCTCCAACGCCGCCGGTCCGGCCTCCGATGGCTCCAATCCC GGTGCCACCACCGGTGGGAGGAAGCGGAAGGCCGCGGCGGCCCCTCGGAAGGCACAG GATCACAGAACATATCACATCGAGGTGTACTACGGGCACAAAAGAAGCAGCGAAGAGATTTTTTGTATGAGAGGAGAAGATTTGAATGCATGCGGCCACATAGTGGCGGAGCTGCCGCAGCCGTGGCCGATGACATTGGTGGATGTGAAGCTCTGGATCTTGAAACTGTTCTGGCTTCATCCAGAGACACAAGATCTCCATATCACGGGTTTTTTCAAAGAATACTGCTACGACATGATCTCCAGTTTATTCATGGAAGAAGATCCTGAATGGTATTTCGAAGCGATGGACTGGGAGACCCAGTTTTTATTTACTGACAAGTGTTGGACTTCCTTTGTCAATAAAACGAAGAGAAAATATGCGATTCAGAAGCTCGTGTTGTATGCGGACTCCTGTGAACTCAAGCATTATGATGTTCTGCTCAAAGCAGTACCTGATGGTTACTCCTAA
- the LOC120695399 gene encoding uncharacterized protein LOC120695399, giving the protein MARCVWALEDDHILEAVCLSDEGDAKAWLSEIFRRLKHSDAVRVAVVLWAIWYSRRKAIHEREFQSPLSTHSFVERFLADLGEEKPKEKGKKSVIRRTGTWLPPPDGMIKINVDAAISKNECTASVAAIARDASGCFLGASALISKGITDPEVMEAVACREGLSLALDLQITRLRLASDNSSVVKNIRDGSKGVYGQVIEEVRARMTSFDTAEIVHVRREHNADAHNIARSAVYGDVGRHVWFLNPPFGVCNTYTFDN; this is encoded by the coding sequence ATGGCAAGGTGCGTTTGGGCACTTGAGGATGATCACATCCTAGAAGCAGTCTGCCTCTCTGACGAAGGGGACGCCAAAGCCTGGCTGTCAGAGATCTTCAGAAGACTAAAACACTCGGATGCTGTTAGAGTGGCTGTTGTTTTGTGGGCGATCTGGTACTCTCGGCGCAAGGCTATTCATGAACGAGAGTTTCAGAGCCCTCTTTCTACTCACAGTTTTGTCGAGAGGTTCCTCGCTGATCTCGGAGAGGAAAAaccaaaagaaaagggaaagaagtcGGTGATCCGGCGTACAGGTACTTGGCTACCTCCTCCGGATGGAATGATAAAAATCAATGTCGATGCAGCGATCTCCAAGAATGAATGTACAGCCTCAGTTGCTGCAATTGCTCGTGATGCTTCTGGATGTTTTTTGGGAGCATCAGCCTTGATTAGTAAGGGGATCACGGATCCAGAGGTGATGGAAGCCGTGGCTTGCAGAGAGGGCCTTTCCCTTGCTCTTGATCTTCAGATTACCAGGCTCCGTTTGGCGTCCGATAACTCAAGCGTGGTGAAGAACATCAGGGATGGATCCAAAGGAGTTTATGGTCAAGTGATAGAGGAAGTCAGAGCCCGGATGACTTCCTTTGATACTGCTGAAATTGTTCATGTGAGAAGGGAGCACAATGCTGATGCTCATAACATAGCACGTAGCGCCGTCTATGGTGATGTGGGTCGTCATGTATGGTTCTTGAATCCACCTTTTGGTGTTTGTAATACCTATACATTTGATAATTAA